In Apostichopus japonicus isolate 1M-3 chromosome 3, ASM3797524v1, whole genome shotgun sequence, a single genomic region encodes these proteins:
- the LOC139963063 gene encoding bis(5'-adenosyl)-triphosphatase enpp4-like — protein sequence MTMLFTLSKLDLRRLLCLLLMVTGVKLTRNTYREELLLLVSFDGFRWDYLERDLTPTLNDLAKHGSRGGYIINPFATKTLPSHFTTVTGLYEESHGLVGTKMYDPVLNETFHRNNTSIEWWSQTGQEPIWITNQRQGGSSAVIEYPGMDVSFGGMRPDYEYSHFSYSVPFDKRSDFAVSLLANGSINFAAIYFHEPDLTGHQHGPDSFEMNDTLKLCDNTVKHLMKELKKVNLLHEVNIIFTSDHGMISVDKSRTIYAENYLNDTIYPHFTTEDNPVLSIWPRKESHVEPLYQSLKSAPHVTVYKKDEIPDGYHYKNNIRVAPIVAVADEGWMLVAKNWDPWQLSYKGNHGFNNSLNSMFGFFIAHGPAFKKGGLVDSFPSVDIYPLMCHILDIKPNSNNGTMAIVSMLLRTSPSSWKVLVLGLTCVLLTGCFLVAVKLLFRQIRSQKMDVYHRLHMNDETNSQVF from the exons ATGACGATGTTGTTCACACTGAGTAAACTGGATCTACGTAGGCTTCTATGCCTTCTACTGATGGTAACCGGTGTAAAGCTTACCAGGAATACGTATCGAGAGGAACTATTATTGCTGGTTTCTTTCGACGGATTTCGCTGGGACTATCTGGAAAGGGATTTAACGCCTACTCTCAATGATCTGGCAAAACATGGAAGTCGCGGAGGGTACATTATAAATCCGTTTGCGACCAAAACTTTACCCAGCCACTTCACAACTGTTACGGGTCTCTACGAAGAATCTCATGGACTAGTAGGGACAAAAATGTATGATCCTGTACTAAACGAGACGTTTCACAGAAACAACACCTCAATCGAGTGGTGGAGTCAGACTGGTCAAGAGCCTATCTGGATAACTAACCAGAGACAGGGAGGTAGCAGCGCCGTTATCGAGTATCCCGGTATGGACGTGTCTTTTGGCGGTATGAGGCCAGATTATGAATATTCCCATTTCAGTTACTCCGTACCTTTTGATAAAAGAAGTGATTTTGCTGTATCTTTACTTGCCAATGGGAGCATCAATTTTGCAGCTATCTACTTTCATGAGCCGGACCTAACCGGTCACCAACATGGACCAGATTCTTTTGAAATGAATGACACGTTAAAACTGTGCGATAATACTGTAAAACATTTGATGAAGGAATTAAAAAAGGTCAATTTGCTCCATGAAGTGAATATCATTTTTACTTCAGACCATGGCATGATTTCAGTAGATAAAAGCAGAACGATTTACGCAGAGAATTATCTGAATGATACGATATATCCACACTTCACTACCGAAGACAACCCGGTTCTCTCGATTTGGCCAAGGAAGG AGTCTCATGTTGAACCATTGTACCAATCACTGAAGTCAGCACCACATGTAACGGTTTACAAGAAAGATGAAATACCAGATGGATACCATTACAAGAACAACATCCGTGTTGCACCAATTGTGGCTGTGGCAGATGAAGGATGGATGTTGGTAGCTAAAAACTGGGATCCTTGGCAACTCTCAT ATAAAGGTAACCATGGTTTCAACAATTCTTTGAATAGCATGTTTGGATTTTTTATTGCACACGGGCCAGCTTTCAAGAAGGGAGGACTTGTGGATTCCTTCCCCAGTGTTGATATTTACCCCTTGATGTGTCATATCTTGGACATTAAACCAAATTCCAACAATGGCACTATGGCAATAGTAAGCATGCTTCTGCGTACGTCTCCTTCAAGTTGGAAAGTCTTGGTACTTG GTCTTACTTGTGTACTCCTTACTGGATGCTTCCTTGTTGCGGTCAAATTACTCTTCAGGCAGATTCGTTCTCAAAAGATGGATGTATACCATAGGCTGCATATGAATGATGAAACGAATAGTCAAGTATTCTGA